agataacacacATATGCAAtggaaaaacataaagtcataaaaccataattacaataccacaattcagtattttcccaaaacatatatttACATCTCTGCGGTAGTCTCCACTAAATCGCCTAGTATCTACGCAAAAATACATCTTCCAAcgtacacttaccctacagacagggcagtacaaGATTTCCTCTATCTCCGAACCTGATCCGCTCGTCTAATTGGATCACTtgtaatatattaaattaatgggatgagacaactctcagtaagacgaaatatgctattactagtgtatgacaactgagtttacataaacaatatacttttaatcTACTAAAGCTGAAATAGCATGCAAAAATAtaatacagtataactcacacctatgtggcttaaaatacattgTTTCTAAACTTTCTATtaaatcatacttttagtatctataggtatatCACTCGATGACcctatgtcatgatttaacctctcatgacagggttgtgtagtctgtaggtgggacttaacactagttggcctaccaagataagtcaactgaaacctctatcGTCAAATCGACCACTTCAACCCAGACTACCGAGGAGTCTGCAAGCTCTCccaaggcacaatcgactacacatataatccacacactatctaagatatgtggttgcactctatactgtaataGCTACGGTACGGTGCTCTGTAATCTGATATGTTCCATTAAGGtctgatactatgtaatactgttatatatcttactgattcaccatgattttgtataactGTGATAATCATGATTTTGTAAAGCTATATTAACCATAATGCTGTAATAAACTGAtatgtataaactgtaataactgtatgttatggttctgtaataactgtatatcatagttttgtaatctgtatatcatggtactataattagtatatcatggtactatgaaaattgtatttctgaataaaactgtatatcggAATagactgtaatatctgaataaaactgtatatctgagtAAACTGTGTAAATCATAGTTCTGTAAAATCTGTATAGAATTTTgtatcatactaatatttctcatgccacaccactaaataaaattcattaactaTAATATGTAATATTGTATAATTTGTTTCTCTaaaaacccataaacatatactacactttACTAATATGAAACTTTGTTttaactggcatagcatatttcccttacttggctaacTGGGAGGCCTGACCTCAACTTTATCCCCACGCCCGCAGCATACCAAagtcaaaaccctgaaattatgtacatttcctaattcaatcaacccaaTCTCCAAATAATAACTATACTTGCCTTTTCCCTAGGCTTACATATctcttttatccataaaattctagactactaattatttatcaatgttaCCTGAGTTTGTGAGAAAACACCCGccagggtcctcaacccatgcctgcagtgcttggaaacccaaaccctgaaatcacaataCTGGAATTTAATCAACCcaacttcagtatattttcatctaacgcAAGATATGGGTTCAGAAAAACCTATTGACCACATACACCCTAGAATAGCCtacttacctcgattttgggatggtgttcGAACCTCTCAAACAAAAATTCTGCtgcggctaagttgtagagaatctccccaggatcattgtGGTAATTTCCGATTGTCGTATCGGGGAAAAACAgagccgaaatcttagagagaaggtagaggatttgaaaatctagagagagagagagagagagggagggagggggagagagagagagagagagagagaggaaaacaattgaattttttccaaaaatctgatttttgtgtatttataaatggctggccacgtggcttcgtcaatgagacacgtggccttgtcgatgaactgaagaagggagttcatcgacaaggatgatgagttcgtcgatgagctaaAGAGTCTGAAtttcccctctcggtatctcttcgtcaacgagacactgAAACTCGTCCACGAACCATaaaagggccttcatcgacgaaaccgggcttcattgacgaaccttgCTTTTTCCCTTTTTGGATTTCCTTTTTTTGCCATTTatccctctttctctctattatttaattgctattatttttcgggtctctacatccaCGTTTACATACATGTTGGCTCGAGACTTGTATTGATCACTTGTATAGTTTTTAGGGAAATatatgatttcatatatatatatatatgtgtgtgtgtgtgtgtgtgtgtgtgtgtgtgtgtgagtgcgcgcgcgcgtgcgtgcgtgcgtgtggGATATGAGCACAGTTTTCATGGTTACTAAGTTacattatttattaaatgaatgtggtatgatatttttttttaaaactcatgttgccacgttctatcaataatttattctgtcttactgagaggtgtctcaccccttcaatttttaccattttcaggaaatccaaggagacgagcttagagagctctgGGAAGGGTTAGTGCTTTTGGGGATTTAAGTTAGTGCCGATGAGGCactagtatgtatatgtatatggaaaCATTTTGTATTACCTTGGGCTGTAGtattattttggttttgggggagaCATGTATATCTGATATGATGGTTCTAGATTTTTGATATTGTATTTAGAGTGTATGCATATGTTTCCGCCGCATGTTTTATTTGAGATATGGACAGGTCAGCCTAGTACTCACATGGGGTTCAGGTGGTTTTTATATAGGTTATCAGAGTtctttgaatatgaatatatataaatggtagAAATGTCGGCTCCTTCACGACTCATTTTCCTCTACAACTCATCATCTTCAAGGccatttgattttttgttttcatttaatcTATTTCCATTTTCTTCGTTTCTATTTAAGTTTAACATCCACTTGCACAACAACGATATTGTCAAAGCAAGAGGCCTTTCATCCTAGCACTCCACTTATAATTGTCTGTTTTTTCTGTGTAAGCCCCCGTCAGCAAAAGAGCCACCACAACAGTTCTCCAACTAGGCCAAGTCTACTATAATTTATAACTCTTAAGCCCTTCTCTCTTACCATTTATTAAACCCTTATCTAAAGTGTAGCCTTAAACCCATAGGACTATGCCCAAAActttccaggtgaaagcctatcCCCAAATGTCCTACAAATATAGGTGATCATAAAAGTGGTCGTCTTTCCAGTTTGTATTTGATTATTGCGTTAGATACTTTTTTCCCCAAACACttcttaaaagaaatttaaaaatataaaatattaatttcttaTGCGAGAAGCAAAAAAAGATTAATACTTTTATTTCACGCATTGGATGGGGTCTCTAATAGTAGTACCACTTGTCACTACCACCCTCTTTTAAGGCTATTGATCTCTTAAGTTCCTATATCGGAATTTTATGGTTGACCAAGATTAGATATTTCCATTTAAATATGTATTTTGTTTACAACATCTTCTCTTGTTAAATCCAATTTAAATACAATTGAATtcagtgtctttttttttttaaggaaaatattATTATGGTTTTGGCAAGCATTTATTAAGAAAGCATTTAAGTCTAAGGAGAAACATCATCTTGAATCAATCTAGCAAGCAAACAACTTAGCACAAAGTGCCTAAGAAAAATATCCAAAATTTTGACACTAAATGGGAAAAACTAAGAATGATCTACTGCATTTTTAATCCCAAGAATTCTCTCTCGATGCTTTAGTTCTTGCTGTTTTACAAGGCTTCTGCATAAATATTTCACATGAATTTCTGTCAAACTACAGATTCTTCAGCTTGCTTTCCCTTCATGTCCCCTTCACCAGTGTTGCCATCAATTCCTTTGTACTTGTACCACTTGGCACAAACAAGAAAATACCCCAAATTTAAAAGCTCCAAAGCAGCAATCAGGTAGTAGAAGTAATCAAGTTTCCCTTTGTTAAGATCTTCTGCCAACCAATTTCCTGTTGCATTGCCCTTGGTCATTTGATGAACAATTGAGACTAAGAAACCACTCAAGTAATTAGACCCTGAGATGCCTGCCAGCAAGAAAGCTGCACCGATGCTCCTCATGTTTTCCGGGAACTGCTTGTAGTAGAATTCTGTTTGACCCACAATAGCAAATGCTTCAGACAACCCTCCTATGGCTAGTTGAAATAGTAGCCATTGACCTGACATGGAAGAAATGGCACCCTTTCTTGGTTCGATGCCCATTGTTGGCTTAGTATGTGCCAAAGTTCTTCTATGCTTCTCAACCCAAGCGGATACTAGCATGGTGACCACTGAGAGAACCATGCCAACACCTATCTTTTGGAGGATGGTGATGCCACCTTCTTTTCCTGTGTACTTTCGAATAAATGGGACTATGATTTGGTCGTAAATGGGTATCCAGATAGTGAGGCTGAGCATGGCGAAAGCAATATATGATGCTGCTGGGATTTTGAAATTGCTGTTGCCGATGCGTCTATCGGACTGCAGGGCTTGGAAAACTACATATGTTTGCTGTTGGACGATCGCGATATGGTATATATTGCCTGCGAACCATATGGGAATCACTCTTATCAAACATTTTACCTCTTCCACTTTCTGCATACTGCAAAGTCTCCGTGGATTTGCAGCTGATCCATCTGGGTTGAGTTTGTCATTGGCGGTTTTGATTGCGCCTTTGTCAAGGaatctgaaaaaaaaatgaatattgtTAGTTCATAGCCTATGATAATCATATACTAAATGCAAGTCTGCAAGCAAATAGAGCTATCTTTTCCCGCTAATTACGAATTAatgcacacttttatttttttatcttttgctTATACAGGTAATGGCAATGATGCCAATCAATCACATGGGGAGGCTAACATATTTGTTTATCCGGTCATTGGGAGGAACAAAATCTATTTTCTGCAATATCATCATCAAAAGGCGTCATTAGCAGTTTAACTGGCATCTTCAACCAGCACTGCTTTCGTCATTTTTCTAGATTGCGCGAGTCTTACAGATTTTTTACATTGGAAACAACTCGCTGTTTCAAATGACCACAATAAGATATTTGTTTTCGCATAAATGATAGCCCACTTGAACAATTGACTCATTCATGACAGGTACCATAATCTGCCTTTTTTACATcaacaaaattaattttattcttttaATTAATGAGAAATTAACAAGAGAAAAGCTGATATCATGTGCCTCCTAGGTGGGGAGAGAACCCTTGTTGCACAAATACGCATGCCGAAGGTTTAGTTGTGGTGTACAATCTTCAGAATTAATGTTTGGTGGGGTTATGGGGATGGAGGTGGAGAGAGTGGCTTATTTGGCCTCGAAAATGGTGTGCAATTTTGCTACATTAGCTAAAAATACCTAGGTTTGCCTTAATCCTTTAACCCAAGATTATCAAGCAACCTAGGTTTGTCCCACTGTGTCTGTGCGTCTTCTCTAAAGCACTGGGTGAACTTATTCATAAATATCACGACTTAATTTTTGGCTGATGGGGGCTAGCAAGAATGCAACTTCTTGTGTATATCTGTTTGGATTGAGGAATATCCTCTCAATCACAGTTAATTGATTCAAGCAGACGGTGGAAATGTTCCATGTTTGTCAAAATGTCTCAAAAAGATTTCAGCTTTGAAGTTCCTAGGATCAGTTCATAAGATGTGTGTGAGCAAGCGTGGAAGGAAGATTGAGGATGCTCCTTTCGTACACAACGAACCCTACTTTGTGGCTGATGGGTTGGCAAGAATGAGACTTCATGAGTGTATCTGTTTGGATTGATTATCCCCTCAATCAGAGTTAATTGATTCGTGGAGACAAAGGACATGTTCCATGTTTGTCAAAATGTCTCACAGATGTTTTTGCTTTCAATTTCCTAGGCTCTATTCATAAGATGTTGATGCCTACTCAGCAGTCCTTCCCACTGAGTTAGTGTGATGTTATGTGCTGCTGCTTCCTCCCAATCTGGTTTCAAAGCTGCTTCTAAACAAAATCTTTTTTCGATATTTAAGTTTATAGTCATGTTCAATACTCTCTGTTGTAGCTAATGACAATGGATTGGGGTTTCTGTGTGGGATTATCTTGTTGTGTCCAGAGGGGTTCTTGAGGGTTTTTTGGTGTTCTCTGTGCTCAACCTTTAGCAGTTCATCTCAGTAAGAAACATGCTTCTTTTTTGGCTAATGAGGGGTCAAAGACATACTCTGGGGTATGTTTCAAGGATCTTGTTACTCTATATAACTCAATTGAAGGCCAAAACAAGTGAAAATAAGCATACAGTGAGTACTTCTAAGTGTTAAATAACTTAAGCAATAGCAATGGAGACCATGGCAGGGAAGAGCCCTCTCGGCCAATGGAATGTTTCTAAAAGTGGCAAGCTTGAAGTTGCAGGGTCTAAGAAGATACAACGTCAACATTAAAGGGGATTAAGTCAAAAACTTGAAAGAGCATGACAAGTAAATGCAGGAAATAGGGTTTTGGTTACCTAAATTGATGTGTGTGAGCAAGCTTGGAGTTGATAGAACTGGTGGGAATATGGTTAAAAAGGGAGACACAAGGCTGCTCCGGTAACTTCAATTTCCTCTTTTTTACTGCCGCCACTATGACCTGTGCCACACTTGTCAAGGGACTACCCTCCGGCTTCACTTTCACAAATATTTTTGTGCCCGCGAAGAAGAATGCACATGATAAGAACATTAGAAATGCAGGGATTGCTAGCCCTATAGTCCAGTTCACATTGGATTGCACGTACACGATGATTGTCAAAGATATCATCATTGCAAAAGTGTAGGTGAAGTAGTACCAATTAAAGAAGCTGCTGATTCCTCTCTTCCCAGATTCAGTTTCGGGATTGAATTGGTCAGCTCCGAAGGCCAAATTACACGGTCGGATGCCACCAGCACCGATCACCAGCAGTCCAAACCCACTTAGCAGAAAAGCCATCTGCCCTGGTGTTGGCCCTATGCACTGCCCACTCTCTTGTGCGTGACACTCAGGAGGATGCAACTTCGATATGGCTGCCGTTAGAGTTATTACAAGCATCCCCTataacaaaaagaaagaaaggaattGCACAATTATATTCTGTTGTTGCTAACTATGGTTCTTCATGAGGTCAGCTGAGTAGTTTCGTTCTCATTTAGATTTTTGAAAGAGCAAAGTCATGGTTGACATGGAACAAACTCAAAAACCCAACTAAAAAACCACGTAATGAACTTCTTATGGAATGCAAGCTGCTGAAACCAAAAGATTTGTTTGGTAGGCAAGAACAGAATGGAATGGAATCGagtttgtttttataattttttacatATTCGTTGTAcgatttttcattttattccaCTTCTAATTCACTCCATTCCA
The Malania oleifera isolate guangnan ecotype guangnan chromosome 13, ASM2987363v1, whole genome shotgun sequence DNA segment above includes these coding regions:
- the LOC131146509 gene encoding protein NRT1/ PTR FAMILY 2.9-like, encoding MEEGKTSSLEMGTMEKKEKAATTGKAPEVKYRGIKAMPFVIGNETFEKLGTIGTSSNLLIYLTTIFNMKSVTATTLVNTFNGTCTLSPLLGAFLCDTYYGRYKTVGFASVSSFLGMLVITLTAAISKLHPPECHAQESGQCIGPTPGQMAFLLSGFGLLVIGAGGIRPCNLAFGADQFNPETESGKRGISSFFNWYYFTYTFAMMISLTIIVYVQSNVNWTIGLAIPAFLMFLSCAFFFAGTKIFVKVKPEGSPLTSVAQVIVAAVKKRKLKLPEQPCVSLFNHIPTSSINSKLAHTHQFRFLDKGAIKTANDKLNPDGSAANPRRLCSMQKVEEVKCLIRVIPIWFAGNIYHIAIVQQQTYVVFQALQSDRRIGNSNFKIPAASYIAFAMLSLTIWIPIYDQIIVPFIRKYTGKEGGITILQKIGVGMVLSVVTMLVSAWVEKHRRTLAHTKPTMGIEPRKGAISSMSGQWLLFQLAIGGLSEAFAIVGQTEFYYKQFPENMRSIGAAFLLAGISGSNYLSGFLVSIVHQMTKGNATGNWLAEDLNKGKLDYFYYLIAALELLNLGYFLVCAKWYKYKGIDGNTGEGDMKGKQAEESVV